In Cololabis saira isolate AMF1-May2022 chromosome 10, fColSai1.1, whole genome shotgun sequence, a single window of DNA contains:
- the exosc4 gene encoding exosome complex component RRP41: protein MAGLELLSDQGYRLDGRKATELRRVQARMGVFTQADGSAYLEQGNTKALAVVYGPHEMRGSRSRTLHDRAVINCQYSMATFSTAERKRRPHGDRKSTEMSLHLKQTFEAAVMTQLYPRSQIDIYVKILQSDGGNYSVCVNAATLAVINAGIPMRDYVCACTVGFVDETPLADLCYAEESGGVSSLALALLPRGGQIALLQMDARLHQDHLETLIEAAMTACKGVSKVLDDVVRQHLKEAAVHTRE, encoded by the exons ATGGCGGGTCTGGAGCTGCTGTCGGACCAGGGATACCGTCTGGACGGGAGGAAAGCCACCGAGCTGCGGAGGGTCCAGGCCCGCATGGGTGTGTTCACGCAGGCCGACGGGTCTGCGTacctggagcagggaaacaccaAGGCTCTGGCGGTGGTTTACGGTCCCCACGAG ATGCGAGGTTCTAGGAGTCGGACTCTTCACGATCGAGCTGTCATCAACTGCCAGTACAGCATGGCCACCTTCAGCACGGCAGAGAGAAAGAGGAGACCTCATGGAGATCGCAAATCCACCGAGATGAGCCTCCATCTCAAGCAGACgtttgaagctgctgtgatgacCCAGCTCTACCCACGCTCTCAAATAGACATCTATGTCAAG ATTTTGCAGTCAGATGGCGGTAACTACAGCGTGTGTGTGAATGCTGCCACGCTAGCAGTGATCAATGCAGGAATCCCGATGCGAGACTACGTGTGCGCCTGTACAGTAGGTTTTGTGGATGAGACTCCCCTCGCCGATCTGTGCTATGCTGAGGAAAGCGGTGGAGTGAGTTCTCTGGCTTTAGCGCTGCTTCCCCGGGGAGGACAGATTGCTCTGCTTCAAATGGACGCAAGGCTGCATCAGGATCACCTCGAGACTCTGATTGAAGCTGCGATGACTGCTTGTAAAGGTGTGAGCAAGGTGCTGGATGATGTGGTGAGACAACATCTTAAAGAAGCTGCAGTACACACCAGAGAGTGA
- the gpaa1 gene encoding glycosylphosphatidylinositol anchor attachment 1 protein → MGLLSDPNRRRALIGMLTRLNAPICVVCYLAGVAWFMGLAFEPFTLRTYMSENAMGSTMVEERFPAGERALATGREFAAHKRKVGGMPVDWLVKTMQARGLEVFTQSFSRKLPFPDENKERYLVKGTNVYGILRAPRAPRTEALVLSAPCSLGDNNNQAVGLLLGLAQYFRNQIFWAKDIIFLVNEHDLIGMQAWLEGYHHTNVTGMDWSPLQGRGGSIQAALSLELSSDVITSMDIVLEGLNGQLPNLDLTNLFYAFCQKIGILCTIQGKLQRTDWDSVSGYSHAVQTMMLMAMKQASGRPWGDHGLFLRYHIEAATIKGFNSFRQYKTDATTVGRLLEGMYRKLNNLLERLHQSYFFYLMPSLSHFVSIGYYMPAFGLLAVILLLRALDLWVQLVTPPTRTEDGIADIEQSSPGVLSVLTPLVISHLTGVALYMLPVYFQEMAVEHFPVSETEAVVLTAIAVYTAGLALPHNTNRLLSGEGTEQGWKVLKLVAVLYLAVVLGCTALINFSLGFILALTLVPVAAYVTPDVPKFLSAFVFVLLSPAFTLLFSVFFFQELQEMPVSFLDGWLMYLSVISQGILDHYLYGSLVFPLIALLVYPCWLLFWNILFWK, encoded by the exons ATGGGACTGCTGTCTGACCCCAACAGAAGAAGGGCTTTGATTGGCATGTTGACACGCCTCAATGCTCCAATCTG TGTGGTCTGCTATCTTGCCGGAGTGGCTTGGTTCATGGGCTTGGCCTTTGAGCCATTTACCTTGCGGACGTACATGTCAGAGAATGCCATGGGATCCACCATGGTGGAGGAGCGATTCCCTGCAGGTGAAAGGGCACTGGCCACAGGCAGAGAGTTTGCTGCTCACAAGAGAAAAGTTGG TGGGATGCCAGTGGACTGGCTAGTGAAAACCATGCAGGCTCGAGGACTGGAGGTTTTTACCCAGAGTTTCTCTCGCAAACTTCCCTTCCCTGACGAAAACAAAGAGAGATAT CTTGTGAAAGGCACAAATGTATATGGCATCCTTCGGGCCCCTAGAGCTCCACGGACAGAGGCTCTGGTGCTCAGTGCTCCCTGCAGCCTCGGCGATAACAACAACCAGGCTGTGGGGCTGCTGCTCGGCTTGGCCCAATACTTTCGGA ATCAGATTTTCTGGGCTAAAGATATCATCTTCCTTGTGAATGAGCATGATTTGATTGGTATGCAAGCCTGGTTGGAAGGCTACCACCACACCAATGTTACAG GTATGGACTGGTCTCCATTACAAGGCCGCGGTGGTTCGATCCAGGCCGCCCTGTCCTTGGAGCTCAGCAGTGATGTCATCACCAGTATGGACATAGTCCTGGAAGGCCTCAATGGCCAATTACCCAACCTGGATTTGACAAACCTTTTCTATGCTTTCTGTCAGAAGATAGGGATCCTTTGCACCATCCAGGGCAAG CTGCAGAGGACTGACTGGGACAGCGTGTCCGGCTACAGCCATGCAGTCCAGACCATGATGCTGATGGCGATGAAGCAGGCTAGCGGGCGGCCGTGGGGAGACCACGGTCTGTTCTTGCGCTACCACATTGAGGCCGCCACCATCAAGGGCTTCAACAGCTTCCGTCAGTATAAGACTGATGCTACCACCGTTGGCAG actgCTGGAGGGAATGTATCGTAAACTGAACAACCTCCTGGAGCGCCTGCACCAGTCCTACTTCTTCTACCTGATGCCGTCACTTTCTCATTTTGTTTCGATTGGATACTACATGCCAGCCTTTGGCCTCCTTGCTGTTATCCTGCTGCTTCGT GCCTTAGACCTATGGGTTCAACTTGTGACTCCACCAACCAGAACTGAGGATGGAATTGCTGATATTGAGCAG TCCAGTCCGGGAGTGCTGTCGGTGCTGACTCCTCTGGTGATCAGCCACCTGACCGGAGTTGCTCTCTACATGCTGCCAGTCTATTTTCAGGAGATGGCTGTCGAACATTTTCCAGTTTCTGAGACTGAAGCTGTTGTCCTGACGGCTATTGCTGTTTACACAGCAGGACTAGCTTTACCGCATAACACAAACAG ACTGCTGTCCGGCGAGGGGACGGAGCAGGGCTGGAAGGTGCTGAAGCTCGTGGCCGTGCTGTACCTGGCTGTGGTGCTGGGATGCACCGCCCTCATCAACTTCTCCCTGGGATTCATCCTAGCTCTCACGCTGGTGCCTGTGGCTGCCTACGTTACACCCGACGTGCCCAA ATTTCTATCAGCTTTTGTCTTTGTCCTACTCAGCCCAGCATTTACGCTCCTCTTCTCAGTATTTTTCTTCCAAGAGCTGCAGGAAATGCCTGTCAGCTTCCTAGACGGTTGGTTGATGTACCTGTCAGTCATCTCTCAGGGCATACTGGACCACTACCTGTATGGGTCTCTGGTATTCCCACTCATCGCCTTGCTGGTCTATCCATGCTGGCTGCTTTTCTGGAACATCCTTTTCTGGAAGTAG